A part of Perca fluviatilis chromosome 15, GENO_Pfluv_1.0, whole genome shotgun sequence genomic DNA contains:
- the tnrc18 gene encoding trinucleotide repeat-containing gene 18 protein isoform X2 → MDGRDFGPPRSVHVPPPLLAGLAMESHRLGAAAAARRIPPSPGHLGASHPPPLHSGKFLPSAINLHPHHSDAYATGSSPFLSGYPGHSPLTSEPAYRSANPSGLQMAQLWASHAHEGYPPLPSSLYSSPYLSLGHLDSPSLSQHPLYDSHKEGFYLPASLSQLPLHPPSAPPTVPSSSTPPQRTSRDGGRDRPYRGERERERSREEQRPHSVVDLTQDGRSVEDRRARSGDREREKERDRDTERDRDSWPFHPHHQQQQQQKSHSQPSTVEPRSRRSPPQHSFPSGGGGRFHGPEMDRGGPDEEGASRPHHNHNSNANSNNSNSHSDRQRRNDSVATSAGTLHISYALPPAFQPSGAGPPQPSTPRESTREQRVSAPTYVPSVEVYDERVGPIQIASQARDNKHGDKHRDRERERDRERDRDRERERNLERESYRFPERSPMEHPRLSQSGDSGNQREEGSVICSNGSIGKRGQDVSYSSSQSRFSPETRDISKHSIQVGIERAGAEPKWNTISPLANYATSHMAALAAQHGHTLASPHSQPTHAQMPHSPHTTHRPSNNPHSAHSHSPQNHPSQHGHGRAVEEGSQRRYLDPSALYRPGGSLAGERGGSSGSDPTEVSAMQSLIKYSGNFAAEGPGSSRNAADGRGPFGGLAHVGMEAEREREREKEREREKDRERERERDRERVSVGSGGSGALRMPPQLKREQERPDSARSFGREAEGEVRHPPVGIAVAVARQRDSGSTSKQTSGPSDTQRTLLQTVIKDEERGEERGRHHDDRLLAGRLEREQEKVLRESKELAEFTQMHPTPLSSSLTPSLMTPNLMVTGGAGRWPPDPSTLTSHPWMPRPGAPPVWLSSSPYSLGPSSLHQTLPPGYPQSLPGSIPHPYQFARDPQSGQLIVIPTEHLPHYGGDVLERGAPVWSGVYGTGSSLQHAAQLQLLSQQQMLRQQELLMIQQHTAQVLELQRNAQLVERLKASEHRPEMQDKADKRNAHPKPRPSSVSSPSPSPILHPRKPPPPSRTPTPCTSSLTPLPPLPSPVTTLKSEEGGQRALSHPPTPLPHPPSPCSASPPPSSPRRPKLEAAEEGEMGRRGQREGQKPTSAPFQGIYSDLPPGYPYQSITAPFGSPFPPYHIPAPTVANTEVVPPHRSRSPASPASPAPSPSAHLHSRLLEASIKPQKLEPSKTGSFLKQEPGLEQPALDMTTEPLGPVRRSCSPVLASQDREEDGEVPKPQPRPLPLLVPSPPPLQGERGEEVREEDQEGGQIKMEVSSYSCQAAYALPPPLTETEPKPEVMKDPEWYPPCIVADSDSQESAPMRASLEQIASAACEQEQPDTPINSHSPSQKESVTEAPAFPPPTSNSPLPLVIGPEDPMAGMFALLAASEMAQARPSTPPAPTLTLHTENPPVGADCSSAGALEMVALEGMALLSQMAQREMEHISMEQDLTLEGLDCLLEASRQILLEAIEKQSHIDLPRTLDPTKKYSWRQRKEEPLYSKMSLDVLDAVEVEYRVHLAELQKTYKEKQRDLSKLQRRRDKRERQQQEDERRSLTRRGRGRPRKRKHLATPPKLDCRPGKVGRTVQYSEDSEAGEGQRKRFRVSREDEETEAGSGGGKVKKKKKKKKSWNDQEPSTSHALEVLKAKRGHVCEQEQLASDLDRALSLTQLGASRKLTSNSTSDKSKGKSAESRTKERSVHPSAKTGKPKMPAKASASETVRKVKGQKKITLFSTMRSELSSGSNNSDSEEHNSARGGWPSLSGTRSHGDLATKGQSASSPTSLLSSEKPPKKKHKHLSLLLEEAGLSSSDDSFDQETSEDDYENESDSDDDGGCEESGLGLLARFAASALPVSSTPLSLVHDERRSRQSTLGSSECEWSDSGSDIRLRKFPSLLHGKRSAPELPLLPPATRRIDQTSPSKRDDSLPVKRKPLPKPRPTPRSPRSFSFDLPSASACGFGGFSEDEGWTRRRSERIFLHDATTSASPMPASASASTSQSSSSSSAPPLTPKPASRPKASPPSREGKDVVKKKKLKDSPLPVSPSTLCSPITGTPAPLSLSPARKSQQKAKTKAREPSRGAVSRLMESMAADEDFEPNQDSSFSEDELVPTRSNSVSERSSTPAPVQCVLDKDSLVDGLRVLIPMDDQLLYAGHVNTVHSPDIYSVVVEGERGNRPHIYCLEQLLQEAIIDVKPPSVRYLPEGTRIAAYWSQQYRCLYPGTVVNGSSDIDENDDLITVEFDDGDTGRIPLSHIRLLPPDYKIHCAEPSPALLVASCSRRRVRKCSKEGKDAGPKPEETAPKIKGKPGRKPKPKPETSMNPDGREKTDHPSSSTQPAERPPAPAKPSQDRTSSVQKAAQEKPRPASRPTMGTQAKPGRKSSATSPASSPTLPNPIPRKASSGQSPAPKPARALPPSLYPSTYGKVLTVDLYSEPNLSSYNNQRRDREISSSVSPTNNRPMCRPNMATSSAAPKPSASSTPRPTSASSSKTKPSSEHHRPSHSAGLIPSPISRLSTGKPGSSLTSRPSSSSLSSSSAPRPKLKMPSDQLSSRPSTISRPKPSPGQSDVGSVVRRKPLSAEPLVKLDHEGVTSPKTKKTKALMLLEGRGVRGDHTPITTATANQKLLKAKPLRALDRGLPEKDYKAPMLAKEKAEGRGSAARGQGMDTREEKGKREERKEVEKREERKMKEESQSSSSSESEEEREKGKMKKKKKCTSSCSSSSSSCSGSSSSSSSSSSSSSSSSTDDSSCSSDEERTPTSPQGPVTPPPVQDKPKEENKEGEEEEGKDEVEVKVEEEELSRLSPSSSPSTSPTPSAPAKPATGKGSGQRGRPPKPKPSGGEGKVGRPKRREGVHLPTTKELAKRQRLPSVENRPKISAFLPARQLWKWFGKPTQRRGMKGKAKKLFYKAIVRGREMIRIGDCAVFLSAGRPNLPFIGRIQSMWESWGSNMVVRVNWFYHPEETNPGKKLTDKKNWDQMCGQSLPAALHSSIQRKDFMERALYQSSHSDENDVQTVSHKCLVVSVEEYEQMTHTRRYADSEDLYYLAGTYEPTTGMIFNTDGVPVIC, encoded by the exons GCGATGCCTACGCAACAGGCTCCAGTCCCTTCCTGTCAGGTTATCCTGGCCACTCCCCCTTGACCTCTGAACCTGCGTACAGATCGGCCAATCCCAGCGGTCTGCAGATGGCTCAGCTCTGGGCATCACACGCTCACGAAG GCTACCCTCCTCTGCCAAGCAGCCTGTACTCCAGCCCCTACCTGTCCCTGGGGCACCTggattctccctcgctctcccaGCACCCTCTCTACGACTCGCATAAAG AGGGCTTTTACCTGCCAGCCTCCTTGAGCCAGTTGCCTCTCCACCCTCCGTCTGCTCCTCCGACCGTCCCGTCCAGCTCCACGCCCCCCCAGAGGACGTCCCGAGATGGGGGTCGGGACCGGCCTTAccggggagagagggagagagagcggtcAAGAGAGGAGCAGAGGCCGCACAGTGTGGTGGACCTGACGCAGGACGGGAGGAGCGTGGAGGACCGCAGGGCGAGGAGCGGCGACCGGGAacgagagaaagaaagggaccGGGACACGGAGAGAGACCGAGATAGTTGGCCCTTCCACCctcaccaccagcagcagcagcagcagaagtcACACTCCCAGCCTTCCACAGTGGAGCCCAGATCCAGGCGGTCACCTCCACAGCACTCCTTCCCTTCGGGTGGGGGTGGGAGGTTTCATGGACCAGAGATGGACAGAGGGGGTCCGGACGAAGAGGGGGCCTCTCGACCCCACCATAACCATAACTCTAACGCTAACTCGAATAACTCAAACTCCCACTCAGACAGACAAAGGAGGAATGACTCTGTAGCTACGTCAGCTGGGACCCTCCACATCTCCTACGCCCTTCCTCCAGCGTTTCAGCCCTCCGGCGCTGGCCCGCCCCaaccctccacacccagagagTCCACGAGAGAGCAGCGAGTCAGCGCACCGACATATGTGCCTTCTGTGGAGGTTTACGATGAGCGGGTCGGGCCCATCCAGATTGCCTCGCAGGCCCGCGACAACAAACACggtgacaaacacagagacagagagagggaacgagacagagagcgagacagagacCGTGAACGGGAGAGAAACCTGGAGAGGGAGAGCTACAGGTTTCCTGAGAGGAGCCCGATGGAGCATCCTCGACTCTCCCAGTCTGGCGATTCAGGCAATCAGAGAGAGGAAGGTTCGGTCATTTGTTCAAACGGTTCCATCGGTAAACGAGGTCAGGACGTGTCTTACTCCTCCAGTCAATCAAGGTTCAGCCCGGAAACCAGGGACATCTCTAAACACTCAATCCAAGTGGGCATAGAGCGGGCAGGGGCGGAGCCTAAGTGGAATACCATCAGCCCTTTAGCCAACTATGCCACGAGTCACATGGCTGCCCTAGCAGCCCAACACGGACACACGCTCGCCTCCCCCCACAGCCAGCCGACACATGCACAAATGCCCCATTCCCCTCACACAACTCATCGGCCCAGCAACAACCCACACTCCGCCCACAGCCATTCCCCGCAGAATCACCCCTCCCAACACGGACACGGGCGTGCAGTTGAGGAGGGGAGTCAGAGACGCTACCTGGACCCATCGGCGCTCTACCGACCTGGGGGGTCATTGGCAGGAGAGCGGGGTGGGTCATCAGGGTCGGATCCCACAGAGGTTTCAGCCATGCAGAGTCTGATTAAATACAGTGGGAACTTTGCTGCTGAAGGTCCGGGTTCCTCTAGGAACGCTGCGGATGGCAGAGGGCCCTTTGGGGGTCTGGCTCACGTTGGTATGGAAGccgagagggagagggagagggagaaagaaagagagagggaaaaagatAGAGAGcgggaaagggagagagacagggaaagGGTATCGGTTGGATCTGGTGGTTCAGGGGCGTTGAGAATGCCTCCCCAGCTGAAGAGAGAGCAGGAGCGGCCGGACAGCGCCCGCTCGTTTGGCCGGGAGGCGGAGGGGGAGGTGCGCCACCCTCCGGTTGGCATCGCTGTGGCTGTGGCCCGGCAAAGAGACAGTGGAAGCACCAGTAAACAGACCAGTGGACcctcagacacacagagaacccTGCTGCAAACAGTTATTAAAG ATGAGGAGCGAGGGGAGGAGCGGGGTCGTCACCATGACGACCGTCTGCTGGCTGGCAGGCTGGAGCGCGAGCAGGAGAAAGTGCTCAG AGAGTCCAAGGAGCTGGCAGAGTTTACGCAGATGCACCCTACCCCGCTGTCTAGCAGCTTGACACCCAGCCTCATGACCCCCAACCTTATGGTGACAGGAGGGGCGGGACGATGGCCTCCCGACCCCTCAACTCTGACCTCTCACCCCTGGATGCCCCGACCTGGAGCCCCCCCAGTTTGGCTCTCCAGCTCCCCATACA GCCTGGGTCCTTCCTCACTCCACCAGACCCTCCCCCCAGGCTACCCACAGTCTCTGCCAGGCTCCATACCCCATCCATACCAGTTTGCCAGAGACCCACAGTCTGGACAGCTAATAGTCATCCCCACTGAACACCTGCCACACTACG GAGGTGACGTGCTGGAGCGCGGAGCCCCGGTGTGGTCGGGGGTGTACGGTACAGGCAGCTCGCTGCAGCACGCAGCCCAGCTCCAGCTCCTCTCCCAGCAGCAGATGCTCCGGCAACAGGAGCTGCTCATGATCCAGCAGCACACAGCGCAGGTCCTGGAGCTGCAGAGGAACGCACAGCTCGTC GAGCGTTTAAAGGCCAGCGAACACCGGCCGGAGATGCAAGACAAAGCAGACAAGCGAAACGCCCACCCCAAACCCCGCCCCTCCTCAGTatcttctccttctccctcacCCATCCTGCACCCCCGCAaacctccccctccctctcgcACGCCAACTCCGTGTACTTCCTCCCTCACCCCGCTGCCTCCGCTCCCCTCCCCGGTGACCACCCTCAAGTCAGAGGAAGGTGGGCAGAGAGCGTTGTCTCACCCGCCCACGCCCCTGCCTCACCCGCCTTCCCCCTGCTCAGCCTCTCCGCCCCCGTCTTCACCGCGGCGGCCTAAACTAGAGgcggccgaggagggggagatGGGACGGAGGGGGCAGAGAGAAGGACAGAAGCCGACCTCTGCGCCCTTTCAAGGCATCTACTCTG ATCTCCCTCCTGGTTACCCTTACCAGTCAATCACTGCCCCATTTGGCTCACCTTTCCCCCCTTATCACATCCCAGCACCCACAGTGGCAAACACCGAAGTAGTCCCACCTCACCGCTCCCGCTCTCCTGCCTCTCCTGCCTCTCCTGCCCCTTCGCCCTCAGCACACCTCCATTCAAGGCTGCTGGAAGCCAGCATCAAGCCACAGAAACTAGAGCCGTCAAAGACAGGATCTTTTCTCAAGCAGGAACCAGGTCTGGAGCAGCCTGCACTTGACATGACGACAGAACCTCTGGGTCCCGTTCGCCGGAGCTGCAGCCCTGTGCTTGCCAGccaggacagagaggaagacGGGGAAGTCCCGAAGCCCCAGCCTCGACCGCTACCTCTGCTTGTCCCCAGCCCTCCACCGCTACAGGGTGAAAGAGGGGAAGAAGTCAGGGAGGAAGACCAGGAAGGGGGGCAAATCAAAATGGAGGTGTCATCTTACTCCTGTCAGGCAGCATATGCCCTGCCTCCTCCACTCACAGAGACTGAGCCTAAACCCGAGGTCATGAAGGATCCCGAATGGTATCCACCGTGCATCGTTGCAGATTCAGACAGCCAGGAGTCGGCTCCGATGCGCGCGTCACTAGAACAAATCGCCAGCGCAGCGTGTGAACAAGAACAGCCGGACACTCCGATCAACTCGCACAGTCCCAGTCAGAAAGAAAGTGTCACTGAAGCTCCTGCTTTTCCTCCTCCCACCTCCAACTCGCCCCTCCCGCTGGTCATCGGTCCTGAGGATCCCATGGCGGGGATGTTCGCTCTGCTGGCAGCCAGTGAGATGGCCCAGGCCCGCCCGAGCACCCCACCCGCCCCGACGCTTACGCTGCATACAGAAAACCCTCCCGTGGGTGCAGACTGCAGCAGCGCCGGGGCTCTGGAGATGGTGGCGCTGGAGGGGATGGCCCTGCTTAGCCAAATGGCCCAGCGAGAGATGGAGCACATCAGCATGGAGCAAG ATCTGACATTAGAGGGTCTGGACTGTCTTCTTGAAGCAAGCAGACAGATTTTGTTGGAGGCCATCGAGAAACAGTCCCACATCGATCTGCCCAGAACGCTGGACCCCACCAAGAAGTACAGCTGGAGGCAGAGGAAGGAAGAGCCG CTGTACAGTAAAATGTCCCTGGACGTGTTGGACGCGGTGGAAGTGGAGTACCGTGTCCACCTGGCCGAGCTGCAGAAGACGTATAAGGAGAAGCAGAGAGATTTGAGCAAGCTGCAGAGACGCAGAGACAAGCG TGagcggcagcagcaggaggacgAGAGGCGGAGTCTGACCAGACGGGGCAGAGGACGACCCAGGAAGAGGAAACACTTGGCTACACCTCCCAAACTGGACTGCAGGCCTGGAAA GGTGGGTAGGACAGTGCAATACTCTGAGGACTCTGAAGCTGGGGAGGGACAGAGGAAGCGGTTTCGGGTGTCCAGAGAAGACGAGGAGACGGAGGCAGGAAGTGGAGGAGGAAAggtgaaaaagaagaaaaagaagaagaagagctggAATGACCAGGAGCCGTCCACCAGTCATGCTCTGGAG gtgttGAAGGCGAAGCGCGGCCATGTGTGTGAGCAGGAGCAGCTGGCGTCGGACCTCGACCGAGCGCTTTCGCTGACGCAGCTCGGCGCATCGCGCAAACTCACCTCCAACTCCACATCAGACAAGTCGAAGGGCAAGTCTGCGGAAAGTCGGACGAAGGAGCGCAGCGTCCACCCATCCGCCAAAACGGGGAAACCCAAGATGCCCGCCAAGGCTTCTGCTTCGGAGACCGTCCGAAAAGTGAAAGGTCAGAAGAAGATCACTTTGTTCTCTACCATGAGATCAGAGCTCAGCAGCGGCTCAAACA ACTCCGATTCAGAGGAGCACAATTCTGCTCGAGGGGGCTGGCCCTCTCTCTCAGGGACGCGTTCCCACGGCGACCTGGCCACGAAGGGGCAGTCCGCATCCTCGCCGACGTCCCTGCTGTCCAGCGAGAAGCCTCCGAAGAAGAAACACAAGCACTTATCCCTGCTGCTGGAGGAAGCGGGCCTCAGCTCCTCCGACGACTCCTTCGACCAAG AAACCTCCGAGGACGACTACGAGAACGAGTCCGATTCGGACGACGATGGCGGCTGTGAGGAGAGCGGACTGGGTCTGCTGGCCAGGTTTGCGGCGAGCGCGCTCCCCGTCAGCTCCACCCCATTGAGCCTTGTCCATGATGAACGCCGCAGCAGgcaaagcactctgg GGTCATCAGAGTGTGAGTGGTCAGACTCTGGCTCGGACATACGACTCAGGAAGTTCCCCTCTCTGCTGCACGGCAAACGCTCCGCCCCAGAGCTCCCCCTGTTGCCCCCGGCAACCCGCCGCATCGACCAGACCAGCCCCTCAAAGCGAGATGACTCTCTGCCAGTCAAACGCAAGCCTCTGCCCAAGCCGCGGCCCACGCCCCGGTCGCCGCGATCGTTCAGCTTCGACCTCCCCTCCGCCTCCGCCTGCGGGTTCGGAGGCTTCAGCGAGGACGAGGGCTGGACGCGGCGACGCAGCGAGAGGATCTTCCTCCACGATGCCACCACCTCAGCCAGTCCGATGCCCGCGTCGGCCTCCGCTTCCACCAGTCAgagctcctcctccagctcagcCCCACCTCTGACCCCGAAGCCAGCCTCCAGACCCAAAGCCTCTCCGCCcagcagagaggggaaagaTGTGGTCAAA AAAAAGAAGCTGAAGGACTCTCCTCTGCCCGTGAGCCCGTCCACTCTGTGCAGTCCAATCACCGGCACCCCTGCGCCCCTGAGCCTCAGCCCGGCTCGCAAGAGCCAACAAAAAGCCAAGACCAAGGCCAGAGAG ccttCCAGAGGAGCAGTGAGCCGGCTGATGGAGAGCATGGCGGCAGATGAAGACTTTGAGCCCAACCAGGACAGCAGCTTCAGCGAAGACGAACTCGTCCCAACGCGCAGCAACAGCGTATCGGAGAGGTCCTCCACACCTG CTCCAGTGCAGTGTGTGTTGGATAAGGATTCTCTGGTGGACGGACTCAGAGTTTTGATCCCGATGGACGACCAGCTATTGTACGCAGGACATGTGAACACTGTACACTCCCCTGACAT ATACAGTGTGGTggtggagggggagagagggaacCGACCACACATCTACTGCTTAGAACAACTGCTGCAGGAGGCT ATCATCGATGTGAAGCCTCCGTCCGTGCGCTACCTCCCAGAGGGCACCCGCATCGCTGCCTACTGGAGCCAGCAGTACCGCTGCCTGTACCCCGGCACTGTTGTCAACG GAAGTTCAGATATTGACGAGAATGATGATCTCATCACCGTGGAGTTCGACGATGGCGACACAGGCCGCAtccccctctcccacatcaggCTGCTGCCGCCAGACTACAAGATCCAct GCGCTGAGCCGTCCCCTGCGCTGCTCGTGGCCAGCTGCTCCAGGAGGCGAGTCCGCAAATGCAGCAAAGAGGGCAAAGACGCGGGACCAAAGCCAGAGGAGACCGCTCCCAAGATCAAAGGAAAACCTGGTCGCAAACCCAAACCCAAACCAG AGACCTCTATGAACCCAGATGGCCGAGAGAAAACCGATCATCCATCCTCCTCCACCCAGCCTGCAGAGAGACCCCCGGCTCCAGCCAAGCCCTCCCAGGACAGGACCTCCTCTGTCCAGAAGGCAGCTCAGGAGAAGCCCCGGCCTGCTTCCCGGCCAACAATGGGAACCCAGGCCAAACCAGGCCGCAAGAGCTCCGCCACGTCTCCCGCTAGTAGCCCTACCCTTCCCAACCCAATCCCCAGGAAGGCCAGCTCAGGCCAGTCTCCCGCTCCTAAACCCGCCCGcgcactccctccctccctctaccCCTCCACCTATGGAAAAGTCCTGACTGTGGATCTGTACAGCGAGCCCAACCTCAGCTCATACAACAACCAGCGCAGAGACCGAGAGATTAGCAGCAGTGTCAGTCCCACCAACAACAGACCAATGTGCAGACCCAATATGGCGACATCATCCGCTGCACCCAAGCCGAGTGCTTCGTCCACACCCAGACCAACCTCTGCCTCCTCATCCAAAACCAAACCCTCCTCGGAGCATCACAGACCCAGCCACAGTGCTGGACTCATCCCCAGCCCCATCTCCAGGCTGTCAACGGGCAAACCCGGCTCTTCGCTGACTTCCAGACCTTCCTCATCTTCGTTGTCGTCATCATCTGCCCCTAGACCCAAACTGAAGATGCCGTCTGACCAGCTTTCCTCCAGACCCAGCACCATCTCCAGGCCCAAGCCCAGCCCGGGGCAAAGTGACGTGGGCTCGGTGGTGAGACGCAAGCCCCTGTCTGCGGAGCCCCTCGTGAAGCTCGACCATGAAGGCGTCACCTCCCCCAAGACCAAGAAGACCAAGGCTCTGATGTTACTAGAGGGTCGGGGCGTCAGAGGAGATCACACCCCCATCACCACAgccacagccaatcagaaactgCTAAAAGCCAAACCGCTGAGAGCTCTGGATAGAGGCCTGCCCGAGAAAGACTACAAAGCGCCGATGCTGGCTAAGGAGAAGGCAGAAGGTCGCGGCAGTGCTGCCAGAGGACAGGGGATGGACACAAGAGAGGAGAAAGgtaaaagagaggagaggaaggaggtggagaaaagagaggagaggaagatgaaAGAGGAATCTCAGAGTAGCAGCAGCTCAGAGTCAGAGGAAGAACGGGAGAAAGGgaagatgaagaaaaagaagaaatgcaCCTCAAGTTGCtcgtcctcctcttcatcctgctCCGGTTCCTCCTCGTCTTCTTCGTCCTCGTCCTCTTCATCGTCCTCTTCGTCCACTGATGACTCTTCCTGCAGCTCAGATGAAGAGAGGACTCCCACTTCTCCACAAGGCCCCGTCACCCCACCTCCAGTACAGGACAAACccaaagaagaaaataaagaaggagaggaggaagaggggaagGATGAGGTGGAGGTAAAAGTGGAAGAAGAAGAGCTGTCTCGTCTCTCACCATCTTCCTCTCCTTCGACCTCTCCGACTCCGTCTGCTCCCGCTAAACCAGCCACGGGGAAGGGCTCTGGGCAAAGGGGCCGTCCTCCGAAACCAAAGCCCAGCGGAGGAGAGGGGAAGGTGGGGAGACCGAAGCGGAGAGAGGGGGTCCACCTCCCCACGACCAAGGAGCTGGCTAAACGTCAGAGGCTTCCCAGTGTGGAGAACAGGCCCAAAATCTCTGCTTTCCTTCCAGCCAGACAGCTCTGGAAGTGGTTTGGAAAACCCACTCAG AGACGTGGTATGAAGGGCAAGGCCAAGAAGCTCTTCTATAAGGCTATTGTGCGTGGCCGAGAGATGATCCGCATCGGTGACTGCGCTGTGTTCCTGTCTGCCGGTCGGCCCAACTTGCCCTTCATCGGCCGCATCCAGAGCATGTGGGAGTCGTGGGGCAGCAACATGGTGGTCAGGGTCAACTGGTTCTATCATCCAGAGGAGACAAACCCCGGCAAGAAACTTACCGACAAGAAG AACTGGGACCAGATGTGTGGTCAGTCTTTACCAGCAGCTCTGCACTCTTCTATCCAGAGGAAAGACTTCATGGAG CGCGCCCTCTACCAGTCGTCTCACAGCGACGAGAACGACGTGCAGACGGTCAGTCACAAGTGCCTGGTGGTCAGCGTGGAGGAGTACGAGCAGATGACCCACACGCGTCGCTACGCCGACAGCGAGGACCTCTACTACCTGGCCGGCACCTACGAACCCACCACCGGCATGATCTTCAACACTGACGGAGTCCCGGTCATCTGctga